One stretch of Legionella birminghamensis DNA includes these proteins:
- a CDS encoding triphosphoribosyl-dephospho-CoA synthase, whose amino-acid sequence MHHFQHSFSSPNQLARFYAKKAVRALYEEVALYPKPGLVSFVDSGAHQDMDGPLFFRSLFGLRHYFFKLGCQAAQELVPRNLLPLGIKAEKTMQQITGGINTHRGAIFSMGIMCATICNLSRRFARFSLRDLQLAIMEHWAQYLQKEHVNGNTHGAVVKQRYAVADARQMAINGYQLVFDAYTDLFTIHQDSVFFGLLAYQRFLLALDDINVLYRTGPAGLALARSHIQQEISSDNREKSIEAARHLHVLFSKANISPGGVADMLALLFFLRQIFGKQA is encoded by the coding sequence ATGCATCATTTCCAGCACTCCTTTTCTAGCCCTAATCAGCTCGCCCGTTTTTATGCCAAAAAAGCGGTACGTGCTTTATATGAGGAAGTGGCTTTATACCCTAAGCCAGGCTTGGTGAGTTTTGTTGACAGCGGTGCGCATCAGGACATGGACGGTCCCTTGTTTTTTCGCAGTCTGTTTGGCCTGAGGCATTATTTCTTCAAACTCGGCTGTCAGGCCGCCCAGGAGCTTGTGCCGCGAAATCTCCTACCCTTGGGAATAAAGGCAGAAAAGACCATGCAGCAAATCACCGGTGGAATTAATACCCATCGGGGCGCTATTTTTTCAATGGGTATTATGTGCGCTACGATTTGCAATTTGAGCAGGCGCTTTGCCCGCTTTTCGCTGAGGGATTTGCAATTGGCTATAATGGAGCATTGGGCTCAGTATTTACAAAAAGAACATGTGAATGGAAATACTCATGGCGCGGTTGTTAAGCAACGATATGCCGTAGCGGATGCCAGGCAAATGGCGATCAACGGGTATCAGCTGGTTTTTGATGCCTACACTGATCTTTTTACAATCCATCAAGACAGTGTTTTTTTTGGCCTGTTGGCCTATCAGCGTTTTCTCCTCGCACTCGATGATATCAATGTATTGTATCGCACAGGGCCTGCGGGGCTTGCCTTGGCTCGCTCCCATATTCAGCAAGAAATTTCCTCTGATAACCGTGAAAAATCAATTGAGGCAGCGAGACATTTACATGTGTTATTTTCGAAAGCTAACATCAGTCCCGGCGGAGTGGCCGATATGCTGGCCCTACTTTTTTTTCTTCGGCAAATTTTTGGAAAACAAGCGTGA
- the mdcA gene encoding malonate decarboxylase subunit alpha has protein sequence MDWNKNRQEYEARLRDIKPFLENGKLTSINNILPLLETAIKPYDKVCLEGDNQKQADFLARSLCALNPKKVYGLHMIQSAVTLAEHLDLFERGIAEKIDFAFAGPQATRLAIMIQQNQLKIGNIHTYNELYARYAMDLTPNVALITAEKADHQGNLYTGPNTEETPSIVEATAFKNGLVIVQVNEVVEQLPRVDIPGDWVDVIVQAPTPSYIEPLFTRDPAQIDEVKILMAMMVIKGIYAPYQVNRLNHGVGFNTCAIELILPTYANSLGLKGKICQHWMVNPLPTLIPAIEDGFVNSIFCVGGEVGMNEYVRARGDVFFTGRDGSLRSNRLFGQLAGHYACDVFIGATLQMDAQANSSTATKGRIAGFGGAPNMGCDTLGRRHSSYAWLKAGQEKNSHNPQAMPRGRKLVIQMVETFQSAGKPTFVEKLDAWELQKEMHADLPPIMIYGDDISHVVTEEGIANLLLCKDINEREQAIRGVAGYTPMGLARDKAKTDELRSRGIIQRPEDLGIQLKEADRDLLAAKSIHDLVEISKGLYCPPNKFRSW, from the coding sequence ATGGATTGGAATAAAAATCGCCAGGAATACGAAGCCAGGCTTCGCGACATCAAGCCATTTTTGGAGAATGGCAAACTTACCTCTATAAACAATATTCTTCCTTTACTTGAAACAGCCATTAAGCCCTATGACAAAGTGTGCCTGGAAGGGGATAACCAGAAACAGGCTGATTTTCTTGCGCGCAGCTTATGTGCGCTCAACCCAAAAAAAGTGTACGGTTTGCACATGATTCAGTCCGCGGTAACCCTGGCGGAACATCTTGATCTATTTGAGCGGGGGATCGCTGAGAAAATTGATTTTGCTTTCGCCGGGCCGCAGGCCACGCGTCTGGCGATTATGATCCAGCAAAATCAGTTAAAAATTGGCAATATCCATACCTACAACGAGTTATATGCGCGCTATGCAATGGATCTGACGCCGAATGTCGCTTTAATCACCGCAGAAAAAGCGGATCATCAGGGTAATTTGTACACCGGTCCCAATACCGAGGAAACCCCGAGTATTGTTGAAGCCACTGCATTTAAAAACGGATTGGTCATTGTTCAGGTCAATGAAGTCGTCGAGCAGTTACCCAGAGTGGATATTCCTGGGGATTGGGTGGATGTCATAGTACAAGCGCCAACACCTTCCTACATTGAACCGCTGTTCACCCGTGATCCGGCACAGATTGATGAAGTTAAAATTTTAATGGCGATGATGGTGATTAAAGGGATCTATGCCCCTTACCAGGTGAACCGCCTTAATCATGGCGTAGGCTTTAACACCTGTGCTATAGAACTTATCCTCCCCACCTATGCCAATTCACTGGGATTAAAAGGTAAAATCTGCCAGCACTGGATGGTTAATCCGCTGCCGACTCTAATTCCTGCAATTGAGGATGGATTTGTAAACTCTATTTTCTGCGTAGGCGGTGAAGTGGGAATGAATGAGTACGTACGGGCTCGGGGAGATGTGTTTTTCACTGGCCGTGACGGATCGCTTCGCTCTAACCGATTATTTGGACAGCTTGCCGGGCATTATGCCTGTGATGTCTTTATTGGCGCAACCCTGCAAATGGATGCCCAGGCAAATAGCTCAACAGCGACCAAAGGCCGCATTGCCGGCTTTGGCGGCGCGCCTAATATGGGCTGTGATACGCTTGGCCGGAGGCATTCTTCCTACGCCTGGCTAAAGGCCGGTCAGGAAAAAAACAGTCATAATCCTCAGGCAATGCCGCGAGGGCGTAAACTGGTCATTCAAATGGTTGAAACCTTCCAAAGCGCTGGCAAGCCGACTTTTGTGGAAAAACTGGATGCCTGGGAACTGCAGAAAGAAATGCATGCAGATTTGCCGCCCATTATGATTTATGGCGATGATATATCGCATGTCGTCACCGAGGAGGGCATTGCAAATCTGCTTTTATGCAAGGATATCAATGAGCGTGAACAGGCTATCCGCGGCGTTGCCGGGTACACGCCAATGGGTCTTGCACGCGACAAGGCAAAAACAGATGAGCTTCGTTCCCGCGGCATTATTCAGCGCCCCGAGGATTTGGGGATTCAATTGAAAGAGGCAGATCGCGACTTGCTGGCAGCGAAAAGCATTCACGATTTGGTTGAAATTTCAAAAGGGCTTTATTGTCCGCCCAATAAATTCAGAAGTTGGTAA
- a CDS encoding autotransporter outer membrane beta-barrel domain-containing protein, translated as MKKKASNQDVNSSKPGKLSKLCLSVLAATCVGLSVSNTAQAYCIPAFPQNGDVVTCLPPTNPLAPSFFSAANDLTVNVESGASLGVLLGLGGTALALPGNNITLNNNGVIDPSLLGILTILSTGASIGNTNPSTVNVTNNGIMRGTSGLIGVNLANLTGMALAVQNGIGGVTNFVNNGFINSVPLLGVVLFPADIPVLAATGGGVVHGINTGTIVGRMAFESSGTPGVGHTFVNSGNILGGLSMGVNSVNTFTAVTGSTVAGIGLGVYLPVLGLNLLFAPTGVIDGGFGGNNTLILQNAVNGTGSGTAGVGSAPSGTYINFQHLVVNSGTWNVSGPGSYLDAVLNGGNAVIDTNTSLGIGSITGNGGIIQPAVNGLNVPNPILLAAGGLTALVTQPLLTLSGGITGTGALTKAGAGVLLLTGAATHTGGTNIAEGTLAIGAGGSLPATGLVNLTQPGAILDISAAIGAQVLGNLNGVGGSQVVLGANDLIIAGIGAGIFDGSIGGTGGLIKNGPGSLVLNGINPLTGTTTVNDGLLQLNGSVGGDLLVNAGGRLEGVGTIGGNAIINGTIAPGLGLSIGTLDVLGNLIQNPGSIFEVQVNPLGQSDLIQVAGSAILNGGLVNVMSVNGLPFVMGTYGILTATGGVTGTFAGALPLMPFLNFNLLYGPNSVSLQIARSALPISGVATSPNQSAVGNGLESLPDSSLLKMLILNLPTVESAQQALNSLSGEALASVTSSLITAGQFVENTMLNRLTSPMDYQKDPNRPYGAINFWAQGVGNWGHRDGNYNYARVRVNSGGIFIGADANTDATRFGVFGGYSELKNKVNQRSSTVDVDTYYLGLYGSARMDHWIVRAGGAYGWNDFDSVRHVVFPRVDEYLRADYNGNTAQAFLEAAYALDNSWQLEPFARLSDIDVATDSIHERGGITALNGWAHHQNIAFTTLGARVTPLFVQRDTYNITGHGLLGWNHAYDNLNPYATFAFPEGGGFTVSGNPIARNALAINAGVDVLVPAKSVTLTLNYMGQLADRVQQNGVMGVASWRFN; from the coding sequence ATGAAAAAAAAAGCTTCTAATCAGGATGTAAACTCTTCAAAGCCGGGTAAGTTAAGTAAACTCTGCCTCAGCGTATTGGCAGCCACTTGCGTTGGTTTATCAGTCAGTAACACAGCCCAGGCCTATTGTATCCCAGCTTTTCCCCAGAATGGAGATGTGGTAACTTGTCTTCCACCAACCAATCCACTGGCACCCTCATTTTTTTCTGCTGCGAATGATCTCACCGTCAACGTTGAAAGCGGTGCCTCTTTAGGCGTGCTGCTCGGTTTGGGTGGAACGGCTTTGGCTCTACCTGGAAATAATATTACTTTAAACAATAATGGCGTGATTGATCCATCCTTGTTGGGCATACTAACCATTTTATCAACCGGCGCCTCTATTGGAAATACAAATCCAAGTACTGTTAATGTAACCAATAACGGCATCATGAGGGGAACCAGCGGCCTTATTGGGGTCAATCTGGCCAATTTAACAGGTATGGCTTTGGCTGTACAAAATGGTATTGGCGGGGTTACGAATTTTGTTAACAACGGCTTCATTAATTCTGTTCCCTTATTAGGGGTTGTCTTGTTTCCTGCTGACATTCCTGTATTAGCCGCTACGGGCGGCGGAGTGGTACACGGCATCAATACCGGAACAATTGTAGGCCGTATGGCATTTGAGTCCAGCGGTACTCCCGGCGTGGGACATACCTTTGTCAATAGCGGTAATATTCTTGGCGGACTCTCCATGGGAGTAAATAGCGTCAATACCTTTACTGCTGTGACTGGTTCTACAGTGGCTGGAATAGGTTTGGGCGTTTATCTGCCCGTATTAGGCTTGAATCTTCTGTTTGCCCCCACGGGTGTCATTGATGGTGGTTTTGGCGGTAATAATACATTAATTTTGCAAAATGCCGTAAATGGCACAGGATCAGGCACTGCAGGTGTTGGCTCGGCACCTTCCGGCACTTACATTAATTTCCAGCATCTGGTTGTGAATAGCGGCACATGGAATGTCTCTGGTCCTGGCAGCTACCTGGATGCGGTTTTAAATGGCGGTAATGCAGTCATTGACACCAATACCTCATTGGGGATCGGTTCGATTACCGGCAATGGCGGTATCATCCAGCCTGCTGTAAACGGCCTCAATGTTCCTAACCCTATTCTTTTGGCTGCAGGTGGATTAACCGCCCTGGTGACGCAACCGCTGTTAACCTTATCTGGAGGCATTACGGGCACAGGTGCCTTGACCAAGGCAGGCGCAGGGGTTTTACTATTGACTGGTGCTGCCACGCATACAGGTGGAACCAATATTGCCGAGGGAACTTTGGCTATAGGGGCTGGAGGAAGCTTACCGGCAACAGGGCTTGTTAATTTGACGCAACCGGGCGCTATCCTGGATATTTCTGCAGCCATCGGTGCCCAGGTTCTTGGTAATTTAAACGGAGTGGGCGGCAGCCAGGTTGTGCTTGGTGCCAATGATTTAATTATCGCAGGGATTGGTGCTGGAATATTTGACGGATCTATTGGCGGAACAGGGGGTTTAATTAAAAACGGTCCTGGCAGTCTGGTTTTGAATGGCATCAACCCACTGACTGGAACCACCACCGTGAATGATGGCCTTCTACAATTAAACGGCAGCGTTGGAGGAGACTTACTGGTTAATGCAGGCGGGCGTTTGGAAGGTGTAGGGACCATCGGCGGCAATGCAATCATTAATGGCACCATTGCCCCGGGTCTCGGATTAAGCATCGGCACTCTTGATGTGTTAGGCAATTTGATTCAAAACCCTGGATCTATTTTTGAAGTGCAGGTTAACCCACTCGGTCAATCCGACTTAATTCAGGTTGCAGGCAGTGCTATTTTGAATGGCGGGCTTGTAAATGTTATGAGTGTCAATGGATTGCCTTTCGTAATGGGGACTTATGGTATTTTAACTGCAACTGGCGGTGTTACCGGGACATTTGCAGGTGCCTTGCCTTTAATGCCTTTCTTGAACTTCAATTTGTTATATGGACCAAACAGCGTAAGCCTGCAAATTGCACGCAGTGCCTTGCCCATTTCAGGGGTGGCAACGTCACCTAATCAGTCAGCAGTGGGTAATGGACTGGAATCCCTGCCGGATAGCAGCCTGTTAAAAATGCTTATTTTGAACTTGCCTACTGTTGAATCCGCGCAACAGGCTTTAAATAGTCTTTCAGGTGAAGCCTTGGCGTCAGTCACCTCAAGCTTGATTACAGCAGGGCAGTTTGTTGAAAATACCATGCTGAATCGCCTGACATCACCGATGGACTATCAGAAAGATCCAAACCGTCCTTATGGCGCGATCAATTTCTGGGCTCAGGGTGTGGGTAATTGGGGACACCGGGATGGTAACTATAACTATGCTCGAGTCAGAGTGAACAGCGGCGGTATATTCATTGGGGCTGACGCGAATACCGATGCGACCCGATTCGGTGTATTTGGCGGGTATAGCGAGTTGAAAAACAAGGTTAATCAGCGAAGCTCAACCGTGGATGTAGATACCTATTATCTCGGCCTCTATGGCAGTGCGCGTATGGATCACTGGATTGTTCGGGCGGGGGGGGCCTATGGCTGGAATGATTTCGATTCTGTAAGGCATGTGGTATTTCCTCGAGTGGATGAGTATCTGCGTGCTGATTACAACGGCAATACGGCACAGGCTTTCCTTGAAGCCGCTTATGCACTGGATAATAGCTGGCAGTTAGAGCCATTTGCCAGATTAAGCGACATCGATGTGGCGACCGATTCTATCCATGAAAGGGGCGGTATCACTGCGCTTAATGGCTGGGCCCATCACCAGAACATTGCATTTACCACTCTGGGTGCAAGGGTAACTCCTTTGTTTGTGCAAAGAGATACTTATAATATTACCGGGCATGGATTGCTAGGCTGGAATCATGCGTATGATAATCTGAACCCTTATGCGACTTTTGCTTTCCCTGAAGGCGGCGGGTTTACAGTATCAGGTAACCCCATTGCAAGGAATGCCCTGGCTATCAATGCGGGAGTGGATGTATTGGTTCCTGCTAAGTCCGTGACCTTAACACTCAATTATATGGGTCAATTGGCAGATCGGGTTCAGCAAAACGGTGTCATGGGCGTTGCTTCCTGGCGCTTTAATTAA
- a CDS encoding VOC family protein, translating to MQKIVPCLWFDKNAEEAVNFYLQIFRGSKIVQVSHYGEVGQEQHGMPAGTVMTIEFELNGQRFTALNGGPIFKFNEAVSLQIYCKTQEEIDYYWQHLGEDGDKSAQQCGWLKDKFGFSWQIVPEILNEWMQDKDRAKANRVMQALLQMKKLDLNALEKAWKG from the coding sequence ATGCAAAAAATAGTTCCCTGTTTATGGTTTGATAAAAATGCAGAAGAGGCCGTAAATTTTTACCTGCAGATTTTTCGTGGTTCCAAGATTGTGCAAGTAAGCCATTATGGTGAGGTGGGGCAGGAACAGCATGGAATGCCTGCCGGAACTGTTATGACGATAGAGTTTGAACTCAATGGGCAACGCTTTACAGCACTCAATGGCGGCCCGATATTTAAATTCAATGAAGCCGTTTCCTTGCAAATCTATTGTAAAACGCAAGAAGAAATTGATTATTATTGGCAGCATTTGGGAGAGGATGGCGATAAATCGGCCCAGCAGTGCGGCTGGTTAAAGGACAAGTTCGGGTTTTCCTGGCAAATCGTTCCAGAAATCCTCAACGAATGGATGCAGGATAAAGACAGAGCCAAAGCAAATCGCGTAATGCAGGCGCTTTTACAAATGAAAAAGCTGGATTTGAATGCTTTGGAGAAGGCTTGGAAAGGCTGA
- a CDS encoding biotin-independent malonate decarboxylase subunit gamma produces MPDHNISLKLLLDKCFDSTETEVNQNVVHGSGKIQNTRFNILGTVENTDFGIDEAMEMAKHVLTLVESGDRDPILLLTNVTGQKLSMRDEWLGMYAYFGHLLKCLHLARESGNRLITLVYNQAIGGSFIAFGMMSDRIFALKGTELAVMWLEGMSKVTKIDIDILRKISETSPVFAPGVENFQRLGGLHKVLALDEVASELLNCLQEPSLKEDKRAQLGQSYGGRKEAYNIIKTIESL; encoded by the coding sequence ATGCCAGACCATAACATTTCTTTAAAATTGCTGCTTGATAAATGCTTCGATAGTACTGAAACCGAAGTCAATCAGAACGTTGTCCATGGCAGCGGGAAAATACAAAATACGCGTTTTAATATTCTGGGAACGGTTGAAAATACGGATTTTGGGATAGATGAAGCCATGGAAATGGCGAAACATGTTTTGACTCTTGTTGAAAGCGGCGACAGAGATCCCATACTGCTTCTTACCAATGTGACAGGCCAAAAATTATCGATGCGCGATGAGTGGTTAGGGATGTATGCCTATTTTGGGCATTTATTAAAATGTCTGCATCTGGCACGTGAAAGCGGCAATAGACTGATTACCCTGGTCTACAATCAGGCAATAGGCGGCAGTTTCATCGCTTTTGGTATGATGTCCGATCGAATTTTTGCTCTGAAGGGTACAGAGTTGGCGGTCATGTGGCTGGAGGGGATGTCTAAGGTAACCAAAATCGATATTGATATCTTGAGAAAAATTAGCGAGACCTCTCCTGTTTTTGCTCCTGGAGTTGAAAATTTTCAGCGTCTTGGCGGTTTGCACAAGGTGCTGGCACTTGATGAAGTGGCTTCTGAATTGCTCAATTGCCTGCAAGAGCCCAGTTTAAAAGAAGATAAACGGGCTCAGCTTGGCCAATCTTACGGTGGTCGGAAAGAAGCCTATAACATCATCAAAACGATTGAAAGTTTATGA
- the mdcG gene encoding malonate decarboxylase holo-[acyl-carrier-protein] synthase, with product MTYLRHSLCYLDKQSVPVNNCSAEQLRLFQYWLHCGYPLIVTRQKPQLGAGEIQLAIPYVLPEQAKKIRVSFIVSCSAIRETRDLPLLSEIFPHLGSSKIRVYGSYCWQYLTKEMYIQPQSDLDLLVTYDNQSLSALADLYSQLQAQFPKQAIDGEIRFSGAGDCSWKELLYLSANESILFKSIRELSLLTRDRLYASFPALLF from the coding sequence ATGACTTATTTAAGACACAGCTTATGCTATCTGGATAAACAAAGTGTCCCTGTTAACAACTGCTCTGCCGAGCAACTCCGCTTGTTTCAATATTGGCTCCATTGCGGCTATCCATTGATTGTCACCCGCCAGAAGCCGCAGCTAGGTGCAGGGGAAATACAGCTGGCCATTCCTTATGTTCTGCCTGAGCAGGCTAAAAAAATACGTGTCAGTTTTATCGTATCCTGTTCAGCGATAAGGGAAACAAGGGATCTGCCATTACTTAGTGAGATTTTTCCCCATCTGGGCAGCAGCAAAATCAGAGTATATGGTTCCTATTGCTGGCAGTATCTGACAAAGGAAATGTATATCCAGCCCCAGTCTGATTTGGATTTACTAGTCACCTATGACAATCAGTCTTTATCCGCCTTAGCAGACTTATATAGCCAATTACAAGCCCAATTTCCGAAGCAGGCCATTGACGGGGAGATACGGTTTTCGGGAGCAGGTGATTGCTCCTGGAAAGAACTGTTATATTTATCAGCGAATGAATCCATTTTATTTAAATCGATTCGTGAGTTGAGTTTATTAACAAGAGACCGCTTATATGCATCATTTCCAGCACTCCTTTTCTAG
- the mdcD gene encoding biotin-independent malonate decarboxylase subunit beta, with translation MEKYQYSFDLPKSLPDEPVTKVGVAGSGNLEVIVRPKAGHTGIEVNTAVPGFKTSWDAVIERFVEDYPYAGLEIRINDAGATPPVVALRLRQAIETYQTGYQRKDSYIEATARSRIYSLVDKDSFSEFLLEENTPSPTLPQLSMQVGSDDGVVIGTASIDGKKLAIVSQEKDFIGGAVGEVHGAKIIGLIKYAIKQELSTILFLIDSGGVRLQEANVGEIEISEIIRAILEARSAGIKTIGVICGSNGAYGGMGIISGTLNYLIASQNARIGVSGAEVIQAVKGAEVFDSSNRPLVWRVYGGRTRYLQAAVQEYTGQRMTDVLNAIQKAMRNSDLQKLDLKSLLKEHEFLQKRIASAGDCQEEGEWLKKYHPDLYEQDIFNCSDEQFLDLMKENPNARP, from the coding sequence ATGGAAAAGTATCAATACAGCTTTGATCTGCCGAAATCACTTCCAGATGAGCCAGTTACCAAAGTAGGGGTGGCCGGTTCGGGAAATCTTGAGGTGATTGTCAGGCCGAAAGCGGGGCATACGGGGATTGAAGTGAATACAGCAGTTCCCGGTTTTAAAACAAGCTGGGACGCGGTAATTGAGCGTTTCGTAGAGGATTATCCCTATGCAGGGCTTGAAATTCGCATCAACGATGCAGGGGCAACACCCCCTGTTGTTGCACTTCGTTTGCGCCAGGCCATTGAAACCTATCAAACCGGCTACCAGAGGAAAGATAGCTATATCGAAGCAACGGCACGCAGCCGTATCTATTCCCTGGTGGACAAGGACAGTTTCTCCGAGTTTCTGCTCGAAGAAAACACGCCAAGTCCGACATTACCGCAACTGAGTATGCAGGTGGGAAGTGATGATGGAGTCGTTATCGGTACTGCATCCATTGACGGTAAAAAGCTGGCGATTGTTTCCCAGGAAAAAGATTTCATTGGCGGGGCAGTTGGCGAGGTGCATGGAGCGAAAATAATTGGGCTTATCAAATATGCAATAAAGCAGGAACTGTCGACCATTTTGTTTTTAATTGACAGCGGCGGGGTGCGCTTGCAGGAAGCCAATGTCGGGGAAATCGAAATTTCAGAAATTATTCGCGCCATTCTTGAAGCCAGAAGTGCGGGGATTAAAACAATCGGTGTAATTTGCGGGAGTAATGGTGCGTATGGCGGCATGGGTATCATCAGCGGCACCTTAAATTATCTGATTGCGAGTCAAAACGCCCGAATTGGCGTATCCGGTGCCGAAGTAATTCAGGCTGTTAAGGGCGCTGAGGTGTTTGACAGCAGCAATCGGCCGCTGGTATGGCGTGTTTATGGAGGACGCACGCGCTATCTTCAGGCTGCCGTTCAGGAATACACTGGCCAAAGAATGACAGATGTCTTGAATGCCATACAAAAAGCCATGCGAAATTCTGATTTACAGAAACTGGATTTAAAGTCACTGCTTAAAGAGCATGAGTTCCTGCAAAAGCGAATCGCTTCTGCAGGTGATTGTCAGGAAGAAGGGGAATGGTTGAAAAAATATCATCCGGATTTGTATGAGCAGGATATTTTTAATTGTTCAGATGAACAGTTTCTGGATTTAATGAAGGAAAACCCAAATGCCAGACCATAA